One genomic region from Roseofilum casamattae BLCC-M143 encodes:
- a CDS encoding TMEM165/GDT1 family protein has protein sequence MDWQLLGLSFIAVFLSELGDKSQVAAIALSGSSRSPRAVFLGTSGALLLASFLGVIVGEGTAELLPTKLVKAIAAFGFAIMAVRLLWPEKDIPQDFDEES, from the coding sequence ATGGATTGGCAATTATTAGGCTTGAGTTTTATTGCCGTATTTCTCTCGGAACTGGGGGATAAAAGTCAGGTGGCAGCGATCGCCCTCAGCGGCAGCTCTCGCTCTCCTCGTGCTGTATTTCTCGGTACATCTGGCGCATTATTGTTAGCCAGCTTTCTCGGTGTAATTGTCGGTGAAGGAACCGCAGAATTATTGCCGACGAAACTGGTAAAAGCGATCGCGGCTTTCGGATTTGCAATTATGGCCGTTCGCTTGCTCTGGCCGGAAAAAGACATACCCCAAGACTTCGATGAGGAGTCATAA
- a CDS encoding TMEM165/GDT1 family protein — MTADLTPTITAEAKSKTSKSKISLARIFLSTFITIFLAEIGDKTQVTTLLITAESHAPWIVFMGAGSALVLTSFLGVWVGQWLATHLTPRLLETLSGSILLMISLGLLWDMLQS, encoded by the coding sequence GTGACTGCCGATCTGACTCCTACAATTACCGCTGAAGCCAAATCGAAGACCTCTAAATCAAAAATTTCATTAGCACGTATTTTTCTCTCAACATTTATTACTATTTTTCTTGCAGAAATTGGCGATAAAACTCAAGTAACCACTCTATTAATAACCGCAGAATCTCATGCTCCTTGGATAGTATTTATGGGAGCGGGAAGTGCTCTGGTTCTGACTAGCTTTTTAGGAGTTTGGGTCGGTCAGTGGCTCGCCACTCATTTGACCCCTCGATTGTTGGAAACCCTATCCGGAAGCATTTTATTGATGATTTCCCTCGGGCTATTGTGGGATATGTTGCAAAGTTAA
- a CDS encoding S-methyl-5'-thioadenosine phosphorylase: protein MTQAKIGIIGGSGLYKMEALQEVREVKIDTPFGSPSDALIVGQLSGTTVAFLSRHGRNHHLIPSELPFRANIYAMKTLGVEYLISASAVGSLQEKVKPLDMVVCDQFIDRTKNRESTFFGEGIVAHIGFGHPICEALSSVIADAIESLNLPDVNLHRTGTYLCMEGPAFSTKAESEMYRSFGATVIGMTNLPEAKLARESEIAYANLSLVTDYDCWHPEHDHVTVEMILDNLHRNAENAQKIIQETVRRLSEDLPKSKAHSALKNGILTPLDKIPSATREKLSLLLDKYIE, encoded by the coding sequence ATGACTCAAGCAAAAATTGGTATTATCGGCGGAAGCGGCCTCTACAAAATGGAAGCCCTTCAAGAGGTGCGGGAAGTTAAAATTGATACCCCTTTTGGATCTCCTTCCGATGCTTTGATTGTCGGGCAACTTTCCGGGACAACCGTTGCTTTTCTTTCTCGTCACGGTCGCAATCATCATTTAATTCCCTCAGAACTTCCTTTTCGGGCGAATATCTATGCGATGAAAACATTGGGGGTAGAATATCTAATTTCTGCCTCGGCGGTTGGTTCGCTACAAGAAAAAGTGAAACCTCTGGATATGGTGGTTTGCGATCAGTTTATCGATCGCACAAAAAACCGAGAATCCACGTTTTTTGGCGAAGGAATTGTCGCCCATATTGGGTTTGGCCATCCCATTTGCGAAGCTCTCAGTAGCGTTATCGCCGATGCGATCGAGAGTTTAAATTTACCCGATGTTAATTTACATCGAACGGGAACTTATCTTTGTATGGAAGGACCTGCTTTTTCGACTAAAGCAGAATCAGAAATGTACCGTAGTTTCGGCGCAACCGTGATTGGGATGACTAATCTCCCGGAAGCCAAACTAGCGCGAGAATCCGAAATTGCTTATGCCAATTTAAGCTTGGTGACGGATTATGATTGTTGGCATCCGGAGCACGATCACGTGACGGTTGAGATGATTTTAGATAACTTACACCGGAATGCAGAAAATGCGCAAAAAATCATTCAAGAAACCGTACGCCGTTTGAGCGAAGATTTGCCAAAATCTAAAGCCCATAGTGCCCTCAAAAACGGAATTTTAACTCCTCTAGATAAGATCCCTTCTGCCACTCGCGAAAAACTGAGTCTTTTGTTAGATAAATACATCGAATAA
- a CDS encoding GH116 family glycosyl hydrolase, protein MTNPPVRSHIPDCAWQRPLGLGWEQPYTVRYDSNLDDGPWHGMPLGGLGAGCIGRSPRGDFNLWHIDGGEHVFRNLPACQFSVFEEMEGGRSKTYALSTEAPTDGTLEAWQWYPTTTSIQQTGTYSALYPQSWYEYQGVYHSYLTCEQFSPVIPHNYQESSYPVAIFEWTARNPTDRPITLSILLTWENTVGWFTNSIKTPEVTVRDDGSPVYEYEPCWGQSTDNYNRWIENNFRVGCLMSRRTTRDIPQEGEGQWAIATIANPAVEVFYHTRWDPTGDGTAIWDSFATDGSLADSEDETPAAAGERLACAIAVRFTLRPGKTRKIPFILAWDFPVTEFGYPQNAAEFRGQVPSTDSEDSASAIAYYRRYTDFFGRNGNNAWSMVRTAFKHSDTWKEQIARWRQPILNDEAFPSSLKMALFNELYLLADGGTLWTAASETDPIGQFGVLECLDYRWYESLDVRLYGGFALSLLWPKLEKAVMLAFARAIGQGDNTPRIIGYDRSEAVRKITSATPHDLGAPNEHPWQRTNYTSYQDCNLWKDLGSDFVLQVYRYFLWTGAEDKEFLQDCWMAIAETLDYLKTFDRDGDGIPENSGAPDQTFDDWRLKGISAYCGGLWLAGLQAAIAIGQELLETNELSPAPQNQIQQWSSWFEQAQPLYQHTLWNGKYYNLDSDSGSSVVMADQLCGQFYANLLQLPAIVPKQCAQVTLQTIYDACFVRFNQHQAGDRPPLGIPNGVNPDGLPEDPNATHPLEIWTGINFGLAAFMLQQGMKTEALEIAEAVVDRIYSNGLQFRTPEAITAAGTFRASHYLRAMAIWGLYYVWDNNE, encoded by the coding sequence ATGACCAACCCACCCGTTCGATCTCATATTCCCGACTGTGCTTGGCAACGCCCTCTGGGTCTAGGCTGGGAGCAACCTTATACGGTTCGTTATGATTCTAATTTAGATGACGGTCCTTGGCATGGAATGCCTCTGGGAGGGTTGGGAGCGGGATGCATCGGGCGATCGCCAAGGGGAGATTTTAATCTCTGGCATATTGATGGTGGCGAGCATGTCTTCCGAAATCTCCCGGCTTGTCAGTTTAGCGTCTTTGAGGAAATGGAAGGCGGGCGCAGCAAGACTTATGCCCTGAGTACGGAAGCACCGACGGATGGGACTCTGGAAGCTTGGCAATGGTATCCGACGACCACTAGCATTCAACAAACGGGAACCTATAGCGCTCTCTATCCGCAAAGTTGGTATGAGTATCAGGGGGTGTATCATTCTTACCTCACCTGCGAGCAATTTTCCCCCGTAATTCCCCACAATTATCAAGAAAGCAGCTATCCGGTGGCGATCTTTGAGTGGACGGCTCGTAACCCAACCGATCGCCCCATCACTCTGAGTATCCTGCTAACTTGGGAAAATACGGTGGGCTGGTTTACGAATTCCATCAAAACCCCAGAAGTTACCGTGCGCGATGATGGGTCACCAGTGTACGAATACGAACCTTGTTGGGGGCAGAGCACGGATAATTACAATCGCTGGATTGAAAATAACTTTCGCGTCGGATGTTTGATGAGCCGCCGGACGACGCGGGATATTCCGCAAGAAGGGGAAGGTCAGTGGGCGATCGCCACCATTGCCAATCCTGCCGTGGAAGTATTTTATCATACCCGCTGGGATCCCACAGGAGATGGGACGGCCATTTGGGATTCATTTGCTACAGATGGTTCTCTCGCCGATAGCGAAGATGAAACGCCCGCAGCAGCTGGAGAACGGTTGGCATGCGCGATCGCCGTTCGCTTTACCCTGAGACCGGGAAAAACGCGGAAAATTCCATTTATACTGGCTTGGGACTTCCCAGTCACCGAGTTTGGCTATCCGCAAAATGCAGCAGAGTTTCGCGGTCAAGTGCCTTCGACGGACTCGGAAGATTCGGCTAGCGCGATCGCCTATTACCGTCGCTATACGGATTTTTTCGGTCGCAATGGTAACAATGCCTGGTCCATGGTGCGCACGGCATTCAAGCATTCCGATACCTGGAAAGAGCAGATCGCTCGCTGGCGCCAACCGATCTTGAACGACGAAGCCTTTCCCAGTTCTTTGAAGATGGCCCTATTCAACGAACTCTATCTTCTCGCCGATGGTGGAACCCTATGGACGGCAGCGAGCGAAACCGATCCCATCGGCCAGTTTGGGGTCTTGGAATGTTTGGACTATCGCTGGTACGAGAGTCTTGACGTGCGCTTGTATGGGGGATTTGCCTTAAGCTTGCTCTGGCCGAAACTGGAAAAAGCGGTGATGCTGGCCTTTGCTCGGGCGATCGGACAAGGAGACAATACGCCGCGCATTATTGGCTACGATCGCTCGGAAGCCGTCCGTAAAATTACCAGCGCTACTCCCCACGATTTAGGCGCGCCGAACGAGCATCCCTGGCAGCGAACCAATTACACCAGCTACCAAGATTGCAACCTATGGAAAGATTTAGGATCGGATTTTGTCTTGCAAGTCTATCGTTATTTTTTGTGGACGGGAGCAGAGGATAAAGAATTTTTACAAGACTGTTGGATGGCGATCGCGGAAACCTTAGACTATCTGAAGACCTTCGATCGCGATGGCGATGGTATTCCCGAAAACTCCGGCGCTCCCGATCAAACCTTCGACGATTGGCGATTGAAAGGCATCAGTGCCTACTGTGGCGGGCTTTGGCTGGCCGGACTGCAAGCGGCGATCGCCATTGGTCAAGAACTACTCGAAACGAACGAACTCTCTCCCGCTCCCCAAAACCAGATTCAACAATGGTCGAGTTGGTTCGAGCAAGCCCAACCTCTATATCAACATACTCTATGGAATGGAAAATACTATAATTTGGATAGTGACAGTGGCTCGTCAGTCGTCATGGCCGATCAACTGTGCGGTCAATTCTATGCCAATCTCTTGCAACTTCCGGCGATCGTCCCCAAACAGTGCGCGCAAGTTACCTTGCAAACCATCTATGATGCCTGTTTTGTCCGATTTAATCAGCACCAAGCAGGCGATCGTCCTCCCCTGGGAATTCCCAACGGTGTCAATCCAGACGGCTTGCCAGAAGACCCAAATGCAACTCATCCTTTAGAGATTTGGACGGGAATTAACTTTGGCTTAGCTGCCTTCATGCTCCAACAAGGCATGAAAACCGAAGCCCTGGAAATTGCAGAAGCTGTAGTCGATCGGATCTATAGCAATGGATTGCAATTCCGCACGCCAGAAGCAATTACTGCTGCCGGCACGTTCCGGGCCAGTCATTACTTGCGCGCCATGGCAATTTGGGGTCTGTATTATGTATGGGACAATAACGAATAA
- a CDS encoding zinc-dependent metalloprotease, producing MKRFYIIGCILLGLIATFVWPSVAISIPPGNNVLGNSVSTVTTRVQTIARDLTSTKKAEKKKSFESIVDGARRSDGLFPLYQTSEDRHLYLEIAPEQLDRNFLSVMTLSSGIGEGVLLNGMPLGQTLFQFRHVQDKIQFVVPQTNFRTTPGDPLQRSLDRGFSDSVLYSFEIESTHPQTGAFLIDMSELLMGDTDLSGISSFVSPYTPSPDNSYISQVQNFPENLEIEATYGFIGSGAEFYIPSLPDSRAFNLAIHYSFSELPTDGGYRPRLADERIGYILTAYKDFGNSDRRDPFVRYINRWHVEPGKPVVFWIENTVPTQYRDAVREGALMWNEAFAKAGLPNAIEVRQMPDNADWDPADVRYNVIRWSSSFQLLFAGLGPSRTNPLTGEILDADILIDANIVRLIKGEYQTLVDTSQLANTANPLYQLCRQTWQKRYGYSAHLEDLSDRSVENTQQPSRSIQFPFASHLLDTDICFAGEFNQQFAIGSTALSLTHNVLPSSAEMEDYVNQFIRFLVAHEVGHTLGLRHNFHGSTLLSPEELQDPEITRTVGMVGSVMDYVPPNLAPPGEPQGDYFATKVGPYDVWAIEYGYTPIDAVSPQAELAELRQIAQRSAEPDLAFGTDEDAWSDLDPAVNRFDLSSDPMRYSQWQLRNAQAMWSRLNRRSPAPGESFSEMRDLFEAVFFYYLRNAMNLTLYVGGQSFNRDYSGDPNGRLPFQPISAERQREALATLSEFVFAEGVFDFSPQLLNQLAPSRWMHWGVFTDWWELDYPISDRLLILQRIVLRSLLDPTRLSRIQDLELKADSSQTAFMLPELFSTLQEDIWTEVIDGDFSELSSIRRGLQREYVKALSRMTRRQVRVPEDAVTLAWYNLQELQDDIDRTLRRQGKHLDTYTKAHLQKTRDRIAKVLDAPLESKSQPKASVF from the coding sequence ATGAAACGATTCTATATTATTGGATGCATACTTCTTGGCTTAATTGCGACTTTCGTCTGGCCGAGTGTTGCCATCTCAATTCCCCCAGGAAACAATGTATTGGGAAACAGCGTATCGACGGTAACGACCCGAGTGCAAACCATTGCTCGAGATCTAACCAGCACCAAAAAAGCCGAGAAGAAAAAATCCTTTGAGAGTATTGTTGACGGGGCCAGACGCTCGGACGGATTATTTCCATTGTATCAAACCTCAGAGGATCGGCATCTATATCTAGAAATTGCTCCAGAACAGCTCGATCGCAACTTTCTCTCCGTCATGACCCTCTCCAGCGGTATTGGCGAAGGTGTCTTGCTGAATGGAATGCCCTTGGGACAAACCTTATTCCAGTTTCGCCACGTGCAAGATAAAATTCAGTTTGTCGTACCGCAAACCAATTTTCGCACGACTCCTGGCGACCCTTTGCAGCGATCGCTCGATCGCGGATTTAGCGACTCGGTTCTCTACTCCTTCGAGATCGAAAGTACCCATCCGCAAACCGGAGCCTTTTTGATTGACATGAGCGAGCTGCTTATGGGAGATACAGATTTAAGCGGCATCTCCAGCTTTGTCTCTCCGTATACCCCATCGCCAGACAATTCTTACATCTCCCAAGTCCAAAACTTTCCCGAAAATTTAGAAATTGAAGCCACCTATGGATTTATCGGCTCGGGAGCGGAATTTTATATCCCCAGTTTGCCTGACTCTCGCGCCTTTAATCTTGCCATTCACTACAGTTTCTCAGAACTGCCAACCGATGGTGGATATCGTCCCCGGTTAGCGGACGAGCGCATCGGATATATTCTTACCGCTTATAAAGATTTTGGCAATAGCGATCGCCGAGATCCCTTCGTTCGCTATATTAATCGCTGGCATGTCGAACCGGGAAAACCCGTTGTTTTCTGGATTGAAAATACCGTCCCGACTCAATACCGGGATGCCGTACGCGAGGGCGCTCTGATGTGGAATGAAGCCTTTGCAAAAGCGGGATTGCCCAATGCGATCGAAGTTCGGCAAATGCCCGATAATGCGGATTGGGACCCTGCGGATGTTCGCTATAATGTCATTCGTTGGTCGAGTTCGTTTCAGCTCCTCTTTGCCGGCCTGGGCCCCTCGCGCACCAATCCCCTTACGGGTGAAATTTTAGATGCCGATATTCTAATTGATGCGAATATCGTGCGCTTAATCAAAGGAGAATATCAAACGTTGGTGGATACGAGTCAGTTGGCAAATACTGCTAATCCCCTTTATCAATTGTGTCGGCAAACTTGGCAAAAACGTTATGGCTATAGCGCGCACTTAGAGGACTTATCCGATCGCTCGGTAGAGAATACCCAACAACCCTCTCGCTCAATTCAATTTCCCTTTGCCAGCCATTTGCTCGATACGGATATCTGCTTTGCCGGGGAATTTAATCAACAATTTGCGATCGGCTCGACGGCTCTATCCCTAACCCACAATGTCCTACCCAGTAGTGCCGAAATGGAGGACTATGTTAACCAGTTTATTCGTTTCCTCGTGGCTCATGAAGTCGGCCATACTCTCGGACTGCGGCATAACTTCCATGGGAGTACGTTGCTCAGTCCGGAAGAGTTGCAAGATCCAGAAATTACGCGCACCGTGGGTATGGTGGGATCGGTCATGGATTACGTGCCGCCGAATCTAGCACCGCCAGGAGAACCGCAAGGAGATTACTTTGCCACGAAAGTGGGACCCTACGATGTTTGGGCGATCGAATATGGCTATACACCCATTGATGCGGTCTCTCCACAAGCAGAACTGGCAGAGCTGCGCCAAATTGCCCAACGTTCGGCAGAACCGGATCTCGCCTTCGGAACGGATGAAGATGCTTGGAGCGATCTCGATCCGGCGGTAAACCGGTTTGATTTGAGTAGCGATCCGATGCGATACTCTCAGTGGCAGTTGCGAAATGCTCAAGCCATGTGGTCGCGACTGAATCGGCGATCGCCCGCTCCGGGAGAAAGTTTTAGCGAAATGCGCGATTTGTTTGAGGCAGTCTTTTTCTATTATTTGCGCAATGCAATGAACTTGACATTGTACGTCGGCGGACAGTCGTTTAACCGGGATTATTCCGGCGACCCTAACGGCCGCTTGCCGTTCCAGCCCATCTCGGCAGAGCGCCAGCGCGAGGCCTTAGCGACCTTGAGCGAGTTCGTGTTTGCCGAAGGGGTATTTGATTTTTCTCCCCAGTTGTTGAACCAGTTAGCGCCCTCTCGTTGGATGCATTGGGGCGTGTTTACTGATTGGTGGGAGTTGGATTATCCCATTAGCGATCGCCTGCTGATTCTGCAACGTATTGTCTTGCGATCGTTGCTCGATCCAACTCGCTTATCTCGGATTCAAGATTTGGAGTTAAAGGCCGACTCGAGCCAAACGGCATTCATGTTACCGGAGTTGTTTTCTACGTTGCAGGAGGATATTTGGACGGAAGTTATCGATGGCGATTTTTCCGAACTCTCGAGTATTCGTCGCGGGTTGCAGCGCGAGTATGTGAAAGCGTTAAGCCGCATGACTCGCCGACAAGTCCGAGTTCCCGAAGATGCGGTCACTCTAGCCTGGTATAACTTGCAAGAATTGCAGGACGATATCGATCGCACTTTGCGGCGTCAAGGCAAACATCTCGATACTTATACTAAAGCTCATTTGCAGAAAACCCGCGATCGGATTGCTAAAGTTCTGGATGCTCCTCTCGAGTCTAAATCTCAGCCTAAAGCTAGTGTATTTTAA
- a CDS encoding FIST signal transduction protein produces MFKAFIGHSNDPDSAMAIAEVVEECKHSLAGQMPQAGILFTAIDHDHAAIVQQIQLAFPGIELIGGTTNGELSSVLQFQQDSLTLMLFVADRIKISAGVGYNASKNPARAARDAIAEARGKNDDSPKLCLTFPESLTCSGAEILQGLQESLGNEIPIVGGGTADDNTLDRTYQFCGDRVLSDAVPVLLFFGDIMVSHGVASGWEPITPKSRVTKAQSNVVYEIEGRRALDFYQEYLSKDKFVTGHMTHPLAVVEEDRYYMRSLSSYDLESGSVSFFADIPDRSMVQITYASRENVLAASAASLQEALSNYPGVQPTAALLVSCAARRRLLGTLASQEYQLIENHLPQGLPCCGFYAYGEIAPLKQQSQTKFHNQTFVTLLIGES; encoded by the coding sequence ATGTTTAAAGCATTTATAGGTCATAGTAACGATCCCGATTCGGCAATGGCAATTGCTGAGGTGGTCGAAGAATGCAAACACTCGTTAGCAGGACAGATGCCTCAAGCGGGTATTCTCTTTACTGCTATCGATCACGACCATGCCGCTATTGTGCAACAGATTCAGCTCGCCTTTCCTGGAATTGAGTTAATTGGCGGAACGACCAATGGAGAGCTGTCCTCAGTCTTGCAGTTCCAGCAAGATTCCTTGACCCTCATGTTGTTTGTTGCCGATCGCATCAAGATTAGTGCCGGAGTTGGATATAACGCTTCCAAAAATCCGGCCCGAGCTGCGCGAGATGCGATCGCCGAAGCGCGAGGGAAAAATGACGATTCTCCAAAATTATGCTTAACCTTTCCCGAAAGTTTAACCTGTAGTGGGGCAGAAATTTTGCAGGGACTTCAGGAGAGCTTGGGAAATGAGATTCCCATTGTCGGAGGAGGAACCGCTGATGATAATACCTTGGATCGAACCTATCAGTTTTGTGGCGATCGCGTCCTCAGCGATGCCGTTCCCGTCCTCTTATTTTTCGGCGATATCATGGTCTCCCATGGGGTAGCCAGCGGTTGGGAACCCATTACCCCAAAGAGCAGGGTTACCAAAGCACAAAGCAATGTGGTCTACGAAATTGAAGGTCGGCGTGCTTTAGATTTTTATCAAGAGTATTTGAGTAAAGATAAATTTGTGACGGGTCATATGACTCACCCATTAGCAGTAGTCGAAGAAGATCGCTACTATATGCGATCGCTAAGCAGCTACGATCTCGAATCCGGTAGCGTTAGCTTTTTTGCCGATATTCCCGATCGCTCTATGGTTCAAATTACTTATGCCTCCCGCGAAAACGTTCTGGCGGCCTCTGCTGCTTCCCTGCAAGAGGCCCTATCTAACTACCCTGGAGTGCAGCCGACGGCAGCATTGCTGGTCTCTTGCGCCGCTCGCCGTCGCCTGCTCGGCACTTTAGCCTCTCAAGAATATCAATTAATTGAAAATCATTTACCACAAGGTTTACCCTGTTGTGGATTTTATGCTTATGGTGAAATTGCTCCTCTCAAACAACAAAGTCAAACAAAATTTCACAATCAAACATTTGTTACGCTGTTAATTGGAGAGAGCTAA